The nucleotide sequence TGGTTAAATAAGACAATATGACACTTTGGAACAAAAATGCGGTTACTTTTTGTATCACTGGTATTAAAATTAGCTCAATACACAAGATTTCAGTACAGTTTTGGTAAGTGGGTGGCAATATAGAAAGCAGCTATATTAAACAGGAGCCACTTGTACTGTTTCACTTCTCTGCTTAACACCTTGCTGTGACTCCCTTTATCCTTAGAATAAAAATCCAGAAGGGATTATTTGCCTCCAGTTTGCCTCTTCAATTTTCTCTTCTTATTTACTCTTGAAACATGAAATGTGTGTCCATTGTCCTTTCTTTACATACAATGCACATCAGCATCTTGTGTATTAAATCATCTTCTCATTCTACAACCTTATCCTGAAAAATCATTCTCATTCTTCGTGTTCCGGGTTAAATAGCACATTCACAGACCCTAGAATAAGCTAGTTATTGCAACTTTTCAGTAAATAGTATTTTTACACGGCACTTTCCATATTGTTTGAACATCCATTTAAAGTCTGCAAGCATCATTAgatggaaaaccaaataaaataTCTCGACATTGTCTCTTTACCTGTACCTAACATCTATTATAAGCACAAGAACGTCTGTGGAGATAATTTAATACAGATGAAATAATAACTAAAAATTGCTGAAATAAGTTCAGGAAAAGCACTAATTGTTCTTTGAGTGGAAGTGAAAATGTGGGAATTAAACTTCCGTGGCCCTCTGGATATACTCTTTGAATCTATTTATAATCATCAGCTTGCAAAACATCTTCTAGTAACATCGTCTTTAACTCTAAAAGTAATTCATACGCATTTTTAAAATTGGAGAGAGAAAGACAATCACATACAAGATAGTGCAGCATGTCATTATTTAGGACTTTTTTTGTTTACATGTAATAAACAGTACCAGAAGGTACACATTTGTGCAAAATCATAAATGAGGACTCTACTAAGAGCAAACACTTCTTTTAACAAAGAACGTATTTCACTTCCCTAAATTGTGTTTATTTGGCTTAAACACACGAAATCCTACCACCAGCGTTAACTGGGTCTAGTAAAAGGAATTAAAATGCAGGGTAAAAACTAAAACCGAGAATTTGAAACTGCTCGTGGACGCATGGTGGCGCTGTTGACTAAGAAGGCGAAATAAACGACAGCTATTATGCATACCATTCTTAGGAAACGCACGAATTCAGTGCAGTGGTTGAGAGTTTGCGAGCCTAGGCAGGCTTGTAAGCAAGCAAATCAGAGCCTCTGCGAAGGATTATTCTCTAATCTGTCTCCAAAGATTGGGGGCAAAAAGTGCCCTTTCCAGCGCTATCTTGGGACTCGCTGGGTGACATTTCCTGGAAGACCATGGCGGAAAGTGCAACAAAGGCTGGAGGGGAGCGCTTTCTTAGACAAAGGCAAGTCCTACTTCTCTTTGTTTTGATGGGTGGGTCTCTGACTGTGTCCGAGTGCGGTCGCTATGCTGTGGCAGAGGAAACAGAGAGAGGCTTTTTCATAGCCAACCTAGCAAAGGATCTGGGGCTGCGGGTAGGAGAATTGGCCGCGCGGAGGGTCCAAGTTGTGTCCAAAGGGAGCGTACAGCATTTTCAGCTCAACCACCAGACTGGGGATTTGCTCTTGAATGAGAAATTGGACCGGGAGGAGCTGTGCGGGCTCACAGAGCCATGTCTATTAGACTTTCAGGTACTGCTGCAAAACCCTTTGCAGCTGTTTACAAATGAGCTCCAAGTCATAGATGTAAACGACCATTCTCCCATATTCCTTGAAAATGAAATGCAGTTGAAAATCCTAGAAAACACTCCACCAGGAACAAGGTTTCTTTTGGGAAATGCTGAGGACTTGGATGTGGGGAGAAACAGTCTCCAAAACTACACAGTCATTCCCAATCCCTATTTCCACGTTTTCACAAGCAGTCGCAGGGATGGAAGAAAATACCCAGAACTAGTGCTGGACAAGGGTCTAGATCGAGAGACACAGGCAGAGCTCCACTTGACGCTCAGGGCCCTGGACGGGGGATCTCCGCCCCGCTCTGGGTCAGCCCAGATCCACGTCCTGGTCTTAGACATAAATGACAATGCTCCAGAATTTACACAGTCCCTCTACGAGGTTCAAATTCTAGAGGACAGCGCCCTTAACGCTGTCGTTGTCACCGTCTCCGCTACTGATCTAGATACTGGAAATTTGGGGGCAATAACCTATGTATTTTCCCATGCTTCCGAAGAAATTCATAAAACTTTACAACTAGATCCAGTTACTGGTGCTATCCAACTACTCAAGTATTTGGACTTTGAGGCGATTAGAACTTACGAAGTAGATATTGAGGCCAAGGATGGCGGAGGCCTTTCGGGAAAATCAACAGTCCTAATTGAAGTGGTAGACGTGAACGACAATCCACCAGAACTGACCTTATCGACACTTAACAGCCCCATTCCAGAGAATTCGCTGGAGACTGTGGTAGCTATTTTCAGAATTTCCGACCCAGATTCCGGAGACAACGGGAGAGTGATTTGTTCGATCCCGGAAGAACTCCCGTTTATGCTCAAACCGTCCATTGAGAATTACTACTCATTGGAAACGGAGAGGCCATTGGACAGAGAGAGCAGAGCCGAGTACAACATCACCATCACCGTCACCGACTTGGGGTCCCCCAGGCTCAAAACCGAGCACACCATCAGGGTGCTGGTCTCCGACGTCAATGACAACGCGCCCACCTTCACAcaaacctcctacaccctcttcatccGCGAGAACAACAGCCCCGGCCTGCACCTGGGCACAGTCAGCGCCACAGACAGAGACGCGGGCGCCAACGCCCAAGTCACCTACTCCCTGCTGCCGCCCCGCGACCCACACCTCGCGCTCGCCTCGCTCGTGTCCATCCACGCCGAGCGCGGGCACCTGTTCGCGCTGCGGGCGCTGGACTTCGAGGCGCTGCGCGCCTTCGAGTTCCGCGTGGGCGCGGTGGACGCGGGCTCCCCGGCGCTGAGCAGCGAGGCGCTGGTGcgcgtggtggtggtggacgaCAACGACCACGCGCCCCTGGTGCTGTACCCGCCAGCGCCCAACGGCTCTGTGCCCTGCCCAGAGCTGGTGCCCAGGGCGGCCGAGGAGGGCTACCTGGTGAGCAAGGTGGTGGCGGTGGACGGCGACGCGGGCCAGAACGCCTGGCTGTCCTACCAGCTGCTCAAGGCCACGGAGCCAGGGCTGTTCCGCGTGTGGGCGCACAATGGCGAGGTGCGCACCGCCAGGCCGCTGGGCGAGCGCGACGTGGCgcagcacaggctggtggtgctggtgcaggaccatggcGAGCCAGCCCTGTCTGCCAGCGTCACGCTGCACGTGCTGCTGGTGGACGGCTTCTCGCAGCCCTACCTGCCGCGGCCCGAGGGCGCCCGCGACGAGGCACAGGCCGACTGGCTCACGGTCTACCTGGTCATTGCTTTGGCCTCTGTGTCTTCGCTCTtcctctgctctgtgctcctgtttGTGGGCCTGAGAgtgtgcaggaggaggagggccgCCTGGGAGGAGCATTATTCAGTGCCGGAGGGCCACTTTCCAGGCCACATGGTGGACGTGAGCCGCACCGGAACCCTGTCCCAGAGCTACCAATACGAAGTGTGTCTTGCAGGAGGTTCTGGAGTGACCGAGTTCAAGTTTCTGAAGCCAATTATCCCTAGTGGTCTCACTCAAGACCCTGAGCAAGACTGCAAGCAAGAGCTAGCTTCCAATCGCAGGAATAGCTTAGGCTTTAATTAACAGTTTGAAGCAAAAAGTGATTGGAGattctttgagtttttaaaaGCATGAGTCTACTTGATTTGACATGTTTATATACTCATCTGACTGTCTATGTAGTTAATTCATTCATattctcttttttatttgcttCCAATTTTACAAACATAGTCATGGTCCTTTTTCTGTTCTAATATGTAAAATTAATTCATTAACCTTTAATAGTTATTTCAGACCGGTTTATTAAAGATAATATTAAAATCACATTTCAGATCCCCTATTGAAAATCATGTAGAAAGATTTTCAAACCATCAATCTTATGCTTTATCATGTTGAATATATTCATATAGTGCTTTGTATAaatactctaaagcagtggttctcaacctgtgggtcgcgacctcctttgtgggttgaaggaccctttcacaggggttgcctaacaccatcagaaaacacatatatcCCATGATCTTAGGAATGGAGGCACTGATGCTCTGTTGGTCTCCAGGCAGATCCGCCTACATGCAAACACACCCTCCTACAAGTACCCGGCATCAAGATACCaatgctacaccatgctgcaaaacaaaatttcatttatttgtaattagaaatatttcacgatGTATAAttgtatattgttttgtgattaatcactattctttaattatgttcaatttgtaacgatgaaaatacaccctgcatatcagatatttatatgatgattcctaacagtagcaaattacagctatgaagtagcaatgaaaataattttatagttggggggtcaccgcaatatggggaattgtatgaaagagtcgcagcagagaaccgctgctctaacgcTTTGTCTATGGCTATTGCGAGTATAAATAAGGATGTAGTTTCTTTGAGATATAGTGATGTATAATTTTAAGGGGGTGAGACTCAAATAAAAGTAGCACTTTTCATTCATTTCCTGTATTCATATTTGTAATTGTTATTTCAATGTTTATATTGGTCATAAACTAACAGAAATGATAGTATTATGGGGCTGCCAAAAGTGAATTGGTGGTGTCTGAAGGAAAAATAACTAAAATTAATCTATGTTGAACATCTGATTCGGTTTTTACATTTGGTATGAAGatattctttacacacacacacacaactttttaTTGTTCATTTTGTAGGTGAAGGTTGACAGAACAGACCATCTACTTGACAGTCAACAGTTCGtgcacattttatttcaactcCTCCATTTCAATGCCCTCCCGCTCCCTGTCTTTCCTTCCCCTTCccgccttctttcctaaccctctgaactctgGCCTTGGGTAAATACCATCCTTTTGATCTCAATGGTGATTCTAAAGTGTATCCCTTTTGTAAACAAAAGAGTAGCATGCCTTTTCTTGGTGTTATTCTTGCCCTTCCAGACCtcgctattgtttggctgaaaattgagccatgggggtgagttcCTTTCTCAATctgaaaggtgactaagggccatggtCTTGGAGGCTCACACCTGTCTCTCTCGGAACAGGAAGTCTAGTTTCTTCTAGAGTGTTGaggtttttcccctcctttttctcccactttatccaGGATATTCTAATGTGATGCCTTTGAAGATATTCTTTAGAAAGTTGTCTGGTAGGATCAAAACTCTGTTTATAAATTCTGAGCTGAAAATGTTATCAACCTCAGAGTTGCATCCTTATCATTTCAAATATATAGAGAGATAACGGTTGTGTCTGGTGATGCTGTCAGGTAGGGGTAggactgctcacctcaaggtggatggttcaaacccatgggcATTTCACTCTGCAGACACtggggaggagaaagatgaggctatttgtacCCATAAATatctatagccttggaaaccctatgtaggcgGTCTATTCAGTAGAATCCAGTGAATGCAGTGGGGTTTAGTTTGGGGCGATAAGAGCACTCTGCAATCTAAGCCCACTTTATTATATAACTGCTTAACATTTAAGTAGTAGTAGTATTTCTTTGTTTCCTCCCTTGATTCCTTCCATCAGATTTCATCCTGACATGATTTAGCATAAGTAGTCTCTCTGAATAAACATTTGTCTGTTCACAACAACACTCTACCCCTTACAGTGTAATTGAGAGAAGATGTACAAAAATAGAAACTTCTAAATAGGAGAGAGCAATATCATGAAGGAAATCTAAATTAACTGCACTAAAGAATAAAGTCCAGAAGTAACCCAAATGTCAAATTTTCAAAGAGAAAAGCTTGCTTTAAGTATTTTGTGCCTAACTACagataatcattttttaaaaaaaatttaactcGCTGAGACTGAGCCAATTGTGAGTCAGAACAACCCTTCGGGACAGGATGGAATGCCCCTGTTGGCTTTggatactgtaactcttcataggagtagaaagcctgagctTCCTCctaaggagccactggtggtttctaactgctggccttgcagttaacaacccaattTCTAACCCacaataccagggctccttccactaAGAGGATGTctaatatatttctttttatttccatattGTCCTTACTCTTTGTTTCTCAAAGTTTCCATTTCAAATCCATTCGTTCAGTTTCATGTCTACTTCTCATGGTCTCAGTTTTCCTCTGATACTTCATAATGTTTTATTGAGATCTCACATCTATTCAAAATTTTGCTGGAGGGACTACTTAAGGCAAAAAGGTAGTTAAAAGAAATGAGCATTTATATTGGGATGGGATAAATAAAATTAGCTGTATTTGTAGATAACATGGTCCTTTATAAAGAAAATTCTAAAGAATTCACACACAACTACTGACATAAAATGTTCGTCAAGGTTGCAGAATACAGTGTAAGCATACAAATATCTAGTCCTGGTCACCTAAAAGTGTTGACATACAAAAATCAGTATTGAACAATCAAAAgtgaaattaagaaaataattcaaaatagtAAGATTCAGTGCTCTGCAGGCTCTGGAGGCTGAGCTGAGACTGTGGGTGGAGAATTCTCAAGGTCATCTGTACCTGCTGACTGTGAAAGATGGTCAACATCTTGAAAGGAGTGCTCATAGAATGTGACCCAGCCATGAAGCAGTTCCTGCTCTTCTCAGACGAGTCCAATGCCCTGTGGAAGAAGTTCATCATTCAGGATATCGATGATACACATGTCTTTGTGGTATCAGAGCTGCTCAGTGTCTTCCGGACGCAAGTAGGGGAGTTAATGGACCAGAACGCTTGGTCTCTTATCCAGA is from Tenrec ecaudatus isolate mTenEca1 chromosome 2, mTenEca1.hap1, whole genome shotgun sequence and encodes:
- the LOC142439382 gene encoding general transcription factor IIH subunit 5-like yields the protein MVNILKGVLIECDPAMKQFLLFSDESNALWKKFIIQDIDDTHVFVVSELLSVFRTQVGELMDQNAWSLIQK